The Lacerta agilis isolate rLacAgi1 chromosome 5, rLacAgi1.pri, whole genome shotgun sequence genome has a segment encoding these proteins:
- the LOC117046235 gene encoding anoctamin-2-like encodes MCDQRNAFTMCPLCDKTCDYWNLSSACGTARASHLFDNPATVFFSVFMALWATMFLENWKRLQMRLSYFWDLTGLEEEEEHPRPEYETKLLQKKSQTEKCKKTCQDEV; translated from the exons ATGTGTGACCAACGTAATGCCTTCACCATGTGCCCTCTGTGCGACAAGACATGTGACTACTGGAACCTTAGTAGTGCTTGTGGCACAGCACGAGCCAGCCACTTATTTGACAACCCTGCCACCGTCTTTTTCTCCGTTTTCATGGCGCTTTGGG CCACCATGTTCCTTGAAAACTGGAAGCGTTTGCAGATGAGACTAAGTTATTTCTGGGACCTAACTGgcttggaggaggaagaa gAACACCCCAGACCAGAATATGAAACCAAATTGCTACAGAAGAAATCCCAAactgaaaaatgcaaaaaaacatGTCAGGATGAGGTATGA